In the genome of Raphanus sativus cultivar WK10039 chromosome 9, ASM80110v3, whole genome shotgun sequence, the window GCAAGTGCTTAACGCAGATTCTGAGACTTGTCTTGCTCCCAAGCTTCAATTTTTAAAGTCAAGAGGAGCTTCAACCTCTGAGCTCACAGAGGTTCTCTCCAAAGTCCCTAAAATCCTGGTTTCCAAAAAGGACAAAGCTTTAAGTATATACTATGACTTTGTCAAAGATATTGTAGAAGCTGACAAGAGTTACAAGTTCAAGAAGttgtctccttcttcttctttgctgcCACAGGGTAGTAAACAGGAGAACAAGATGAGGAACCTATCAGTTCTGAGAGAATTAGGGATGCCTCAGAACTTGTTATTCTCGTTGCTAACATCCAATGTCCAGCTTGTAAGCGGGAAAGACAAGTTCGAAGAGTCACTCAAGAAGGTCCTAGAGATGGGTTTTGatcccaccaccaccacccgTAGGTTTGTGGAAGCTCTGCACTTGCTTTACGGATTGAGCGACAAAACAATAAAAGCAAGAGTTAAAGTCTGTAAAAGGCTAGGCTTTGCTGCGGAGGACGTGTGGACGATCTTCAAGAAGTGGCCAAGCTTCCTGGCAAACTCGGACAAGAATATAGCTGACTCTGTTGAGACATTCATAGCCCTGGGCTTCAGCAGAGATGAGTTTGTGGTGATTGTCAAGCGGTTTCCTCAGTGCCTTGGATTATCTGCTGagttggtgaagaagaagactgaGTTTTTGGTGGAGGAGATGGATTGGCCGCTTAAGGCTTTGGTTTCAAACCCTGTGGTGCTTGGACTGAGCATGGAGAAGAGGATTGTCCCCAGGTGTAATGTAATCAAAGCTCTCATGACTAAAGGA includes:
- the LOC108825491 gene encoding uncharacterized protein LOC108825491, which gives rise to MSSSLILHGRRRLFFEFQKWRNSRFAVNIVKNASAFSSASASAATLSRKGHNFTVSTYLVESLGFTTKLAESISRKVNFKDKGDPDSVLDLFRTHGFTDSQISSIIRGYPQVLNADSETCLAPKLQFLKSRGASTSELTEVLSKVPKILVSKKDKALSIYYDFVKDIVEADKSYKFKKLSPSSSLLPQGSKQENKMRNLSVLRELGMPQNLLFSLLTSNVQLVSGKDKFEESLKKVLEMGFDPTTTTRRFVEALHLLYGLSDKTIKARVKVCKRLGFAAEDVWTIFKKWPSFLANSDKNIADSVETFIALGFSRDEFVVIVKRFPQCLGLSAELVKKKTEFLVEEMDWPLKALVSNPVVLGLSMEKRIVPRCNVIKALMTKGLLGSEFPPVSSVLYCTNGMFLERYVMKHDDEQLVAELMAIFTRGPVST